In the genome of Candidatus Saccharibacteria bacterium, one region contains:
- a CDS encoding response regulator translates to MTKVAIIEDDLAISQMYRIKFEAEGYEVETAENGKLGLELAENMKPDIILLDLMMPEMTGDEMLQQLRATDWGKDIKVVILTNMGEQELPAKVKELGVSAVILKADMTPRQVAELVKQQLAS, encoded by the coding sequence ATGACAAAAGTTGCAATTATTGAGGACGATCTAGCTATATCGCAGATGTACCGCATCAAGTTCGAGGCCGAGGGTTATGAGGTAGAAACAGCCGAAAACGGCAAGCTTGGCTTGGAATTAGCCGAGAACATGAAGCCTGATATTATCTTGCTTGACCTAATGATGCCAGAGATGACTGGTGACGAAATGTTGCAGCAATTACGGGCTACTGACTGGGGTAAGGACATCAAGGTTGTTATCTTAACCAATATGGGCGAACAAGAGCTTCCGGCCAAAGTAAAAGAGCTGGGCGTTAGCGCCGTAATCCTAAAAGCCGACATGACGCCGCGACAAGTGGCAGAGCTCGTCAAACAACAACTTGCAAGCTAA
- a CDS encoding AI-2E family transporter has translation MSNHKLLILVAALALAFVLREVIIILFVAFLLTTAFLPVVQWLKQKRIPRGLSSIILIVALVVIPIALLFSVGPALADEGRELFNRAPKIVDEVDSLLSAEIGIEVRNRVVDRSEQMIADAFTATGSAVRVIIGIVLVPVLAVYWLTYYRQAKVGLINFIGAGEKGRRQFASDSFEAVEARLGSWVKGQLLVSFAVGLLTWVVLLILGVPYAGVLALIAAFLEIIPTLGPILAAVPALLIALTIDTSLFFIVLIAYVVIQQVESYIISPRVLGQSVKMNPFAVLLSVIVGTNLLGIIGALLAVPAVITGQEIYRVYVKERDKLQT, from the coding sequence ATGTCAAATCACAAACTGCTCATATTGGTAGCGGCTCTTGCGTTAGCGTTTGTTTTGAGAGAAGTAATTATAATATTATTTGTGGCATTCTTGCTAACAACCGCTTTTTTACCGGTTGTACAATGGCTTAAACAAAAACGTATACCACGCGGTCTATCCTCTATAATTCTAATTGTAGCGTTAGTCGTAATTCCTATAGCCCTATTGTTTAGTGTCGGTCCGGCGCTTGCTGATGAAGGACGCGAATTATTTAATAGAGCACCGAAAATAGTCGACGAAGTAGACTCTTTGCTTAGTGCAGAAATTGGTATCGAAGTCCGGAATAGAGTTGTTGACCGCAGCGAACAGATGATAGCTGATGCGTTTACTGCTACTGGATCAGCTGTACGAGTCATCATCGGGATCGTGTTAGTACCTGTTTTAGCGGTTTATTGGCTGACGTACTACAGGCAAGCTAAGGTTGGATTGATTAATTTTATCGGCGCCGGCGAGAAAGGCCGTAGGCAGTTTGCAAGCGATAGTTTTGAGGCGGTAGAGGCTCGGCTTGGTTCTTGGGTTAAAGGTCAATTGTTAGTGAGCTTTGCGGTTGGCTTATTGACATGGGTTGTGTTGCTAATTTTGGGAGTGCCATACGCTGGAGTGTTAGCATTAATTGCGGCCTTCTTAGAGATTATTCCTACACTTGGCCCTATACTTGCAGCCGTACCAGCGTTATTAATTGCGCTCACTATAGATACCAGCTTATTTTTTATCGTGTTGATTGCCTATGTAGTTATCCAGCAGGTTGAAAGCTATATAATTTCACCACGTGTTTTAGGCCAGTCGGTCAAAATGAACCCTTTTGCGGTGCTTTTATCGGTTATTGTTGGTACCAATTTACTTGGGATTATTGGGGCGCTACTGGCTGTTCCTGCGGTTATTACCGGCCAAGAAATTTATCGCGTTTACGTTAAAGAACGCGATAAGCTACAGACTTAG
- a CDS encoding phosphoribosyltransferase, producing MSIDPQLYSELKREILDARVLEAGEMVAANGQLIGQKLEFDNVDQHSDLFYKIVAGLVELASSHDPDILIPVPEGANAYVKAMSEQMGNLEFVQLRKPEVETEPFALQSQRIGQLILRNKEKPFLVDDVFRTGSQLKRVMAMPEMQGKEIAAGVIWRRDDPDQTKRNTLKVYSLIHEYVPDFAERLE from the coding sequence ATGAGTATAGATCCACAATTGTACTCGGAGTTAAAGCGAGAGATACTAGATGCTAGAGTTCTAGAGGCAGGAGAGATGGTTGCCGCAAATGGTCAGTTAATAGGACAGAAATTGGAATTTGATAATGTCGACCAACATTCAGACCTTTTTTATAAAATTGTCGCTGGTCTTGTTGAACTTGCGAGTTCACATGATCCAGATATCTTGATTCCTGTACCTGAGGGTGCCAACGCTTATGTAAAAGCTATGAGCGAACAGATGGGGAATCTTGAGTTTGTTCAGCTGAGAAAGCCAGAAGTCGAAACCGAACCTTTCGCACTACAGTCTCAACGGATAGGTCAGTTAATATTGCGTAACAAAGAAAAACCGTTTTTGGTAGATGATGTGTTTAGAACTGGAAGCCAGCTTAAAAGAGTCATGGCAATGCCCGAGATGCAAGGCAAAGAAATTGCTGCTGGAGTTATTTGGCGTCGAGACGATCCAGATCAAACTAAGCGGAATACACTCAAGGTTTATTCGTTAATCCACGAGTATGTACCTGATTTTGCAGAAAGGTTAGAATGA
- a CDS encoding response regulator gives MQMRKVVVIEDEHALAAMYAMKLENSGFEVSVAHNGKEGLSVIKEFEPNLILLDLRMPVMSGDDMLEKLRQEDWGANIRVIVLTNISRDEAPSNLGFLGVDRYVVKAHYTPGQVVEIAHEILNTPMR, from the coding sequence ATGCAAATGCGTAAAGTAGTTGTTATAGAAGACGAGCATGCCCTAGCAGCAATGTATGCCATGAAGCTGGAAAATTCTGGCTTTGAGGTAAGTGTTGCTCACAACGGCAAAGAAGGCTTGTCGGTTATCAAGGAGTTTGAGCCCAATCTTATTTTATTAGACCTGCGTATGCCGGTTATGAGCGGTGATGACATGCTAGAAAAGCTGCGTCAAGAAGATTGGGGGGCAAACATCCGAGTTATTGTGCTGACTAATATCAGCCGCGATGAAGCTCCGTCCAATCTAGGCTTTTTGGGAGTCGATAGATACGTCGTAAAAGCCCACTACACCCCTGGACAGGTGGTTGAAATCGCCCATGAAATACTAAACACACCAATGCGGTAA
- the murI gene encoding glutamate racemase yields MTKIGVFDSGVGGQAVVDAIKRSIPDADVVYADDKANVPYGNKTPEELKQLVLPILNMLSKQGCDAIVVACNSVTTTIISDLRQKISTPLIGMEPMVKPAAATTETGMIAVCATPATLKSTRYAWLKQQYADGVEVLEPDCSAWPYMIESKQIDHNKIRSRIADVCEAGADVIVLGCTHYHWIEKEIKDIAKEYKTTVIQPEQPVIAQLKRVLGLRP; encoded by the coding sequence ATGACCAAGATTGGTGTGTTTGATTCAGGGGTAGGAGGACAGGCAGTAGTGGACGCTATCAAGCGTTCTATACCCGATGCCGATGTTGTGTATGCAGATGACAAGGCCAATGTGCCGTATGGTAATAAAACTCCGGAGGAGTTAAAACAACTTGTTTTGCCAATACTTAACATGTTAAGTAAACAGGGATGTGATGCCATTGTTGTCGCTTGCAATAGTGTAACCACTACGATAATCAGTGATTTACGTCAAAAAATCAGCACTCCCCTGATTGGCATGGAGCCGATGGTAAAACCTGCAGCCGCTACAACCGAAACTGGCATGATAGCAGTCTGCGCTACGCCAGCCACACTCAAGAGCACCCGCTACGCGTGGCTGAAACAGCAGTATGCGGACGGTGTTGAAGTTTTAGAACCGGACTGCAGTGCCTGGCCTTACATGATCGAGTCCAAGCAGATAGATCACAACAAGATTCGCAGCCGCATTGCAGACGTGTGTGAGGCTGGTGCCGATGTTATCGTGCTTGGTTGTACGCATTACCACTGGATTGAAAAAGAGATAAAAGACATCGCCAAAGAGTATAAAACGACCGTTATCCAGCCGGAGCAGCCAGTTATAGCTCAGCTTAAGCGAGTTTTAGGACTTCGTCCTTAA
- the murD gene encoding UDP-N-acetylmuramoyl-L-alanine--D-glutamate ligase translates to MNIAILGFAGQGQSAYEYWNQGDNKLTICDRSTKTKVPKGTKSQLGKDYLKNLDKFDLLVRTPALHPSDIQKANPKHPDILDKVTTVTNEFFKICPSRNIIGVTGTKGKGTTSTLIAKMLDAAGIRVHLGGNIGIPPLALLKDGIRPGDWVVLELANFQLIDLKHSPHIGVVLMIVEEHLDWHVSMEEYVTAKQQMFAHQKPRDVAIYFAENDTSKAVASVGRAKKLPYYDPPGAYVKDNNIIIDERPICSINDIKLLGKHNLQNVCAAITTVWQVHQDANAIRWALQTFSGLEHRLELVKEIDKVSYYDDSFGTTPETAIVAMEAFTEPKVVILGGSDKGARYDKLALTVKNHNVRKVVLIGDTAPDIKKALKAVDFTDIVDDGKTMKSIVKTAHKYAKPGDVVLLSTGCASFGMFSDYKDRGQQFKDEVLKLA, encoded by the coding sequence ATGAACATCGCAATTTTAGGATTTGCCGGACAAGGCCAATCCGCTTACGAGTATTGGAATCAAGGCGACAATAAACTGACAATTTGCGACCGCAGTACAAAGACTAAGGTGCCAAAAGGCACTAAATCACAACTGGGTAAAGATTATCTAAAAAACTTAGATAAATTTGATTTGTTGGTACGCACACCAGCTCTACACCCAAGCGACATTCAAAAAGCCAACCCTAAACACCCCGACATACTAGATAAAGTAACTACTGTTACCAACGAGTTCTTTAAGATATGCCCTAGCCGCAATATAATCGGCGTGACTGGCACCAAAGGCAAAGGTACAACCAGTACTCTAATCGCCAAGATGCTAGACGCTGCCGGAATACGTGTTCACTTGGGCGGGAATATCGGTATACCGCCATTAGCACTTTTAAAAGACGGTATTCGCCCAGGAGATTGGGTCGTGCTGGAGCTTGCCAACTTTCAGCTCATAGACCTAAAACACAGCCCGCATATCGGTGTTGTGTTAATGATAGTAGAAGAACATCTTGATTGGCACGTTAGTATGGAAGAATATGTAACCGCAAAGCAACAGATGTTTGCCCACCAAAAACCCCGGGACGTAGCAATCTATTTTGCAGAAAATGATACATCAAAGGCGGTTGCTTCCGTGGGACGTGCTAAAAAATTACCTTATTATGACCCACCCGGTGCTTACGTCAAAGACAACAATATAATTATCGACGAACGACCAATTTGTTCAATTAACGACATCAAGCTACTGGGCAAACACAATCTACAAAACGTCTGTGCAGCAATTACTACTGTCTGGCAAGTTCACCAGGACGCCAACGCGATACGCTGGGCGCTGCAGACATTCTCAGGTTTGGAACACCGATTAGAGCTCGTTAAGGAAATCGACAAAGTTAGTTATTACGATGACTCGTTTGGCACCACACCAGAAACCGCCATCGTAGCCATGGAAGCATTCACCGAACCAAAAGTTGTCATTTTGGGCGGATCAGATAAGGGTGCCCGTTATGACAAGTTGGCGTTAACCGTCAAAAATCACAATGTCCGCAAAGTGGTACTGATCGGTGATACGGCTCCTGACATCAAGAAGGCTCTCAAAGCAGTCGACTTTACGGACATCGTGGATGATGGAAAGACCATGAAGTCTATTGTTAAAACGGCACATAAATACGCCAAGCCTGGTGATGTCGTACTACTTTCGACCGGCTGCGCCAGCTTTGGGATGTTCTCGGACTATAAAGACCGCGGTCAACAATTTAAGGACGAAGTCCTAAAACTCGCTTAA
- a CDS encoding prepilin-type N-terminal cleavage/methylation domain-containing protein has product MKKLTNQFGFSLIELLIVVAVFSFAAGSIISLFMGIQGMQRRAEDLESARHAAELKIESLRNIHYNNLEPDETIDFTSELPNDLPEPNTGTVEVSEPSPGLRRVNVTVSYNNGPEQREVRLSSIIGAIGITQ; this is encoded by the coding sequence ATGAAGAAACTCACCAACCAGTTCGGATTTTCTCTTATAGAACTACTAATTGTTGTAGCGGTGTTCAGCTTTGCAGCAGGTAGTATCATTAGCCTGTTTATGGGTATCCAGGGTATGCAAAGGCGCGCCGAAGATCTAGAAAGCGCTCGCCATGCGGCAGAACTTAAGATTGAGTCCTTACGAAACATCCACTATAACAATCTGGAGCCGGATGAAACTATTGATTTCACGAGTGAGCTACCAAATGACCTACCAGAACCAAACACCGGAACGGTCGAAGTAAGCGAACCTAGCCCAGGGTTACGACGGGTTAATGTGACAGTATCTTATAATAATGGCCCTGAGCAGCGTGAGGTACGACTCAGCTCCATAATCGGGGCAATCGGGATCACGCAATGA
- a CDS encoding bifunctional 5,10-methylenetetrahydrofolate dehydrogenase/5,10-methenyltetrahydrofolate cyclohydrolase: MKLLDGKELAGFIKERQAKQVRELRQSHVVEPKLAIVQCKDDPVINTYVRLKKQYGTDIQVEVEVHNVAQDKVQDVLQKLNEDISIHGIIVQLPLADTDQTEEVVNLVASEKDVDALGNPLAAWLPGTTHSGRQGEAVRGSWFTPATPMAIMWLLAGYNIDLRGKKVLLVGRGRLVGAPLERILKDSDIDVSSADRETKKLNVLTINADVIITATGSPAILYPDMIKQGAVVVDAGVAGEDGKTVGDLHPSVYERDDLTVTPAKGGVGPLTVCALFDNVIRAARQSAESK; this comes from the coding sequence ATGAAACTTCTAGACGGTAAAGAACTCGCCGGTTTTATAAAAGAACGTCAGGCGAAACAAGTAAGGGAACTAAGGCAATCGCACGTGGTTGAGCCTAAGCTAGCCATTGTTCAGTGCAAGGATGATCCGGTCATCAACACCTATGTGCGGCTTAAAAAGCAGTATGGTACCGATATTCAAGTAGAGGTTGAGGTACACAATGTAGCCCAAGATAAAGTTCAAGATGTGCTACAGAAGCTTAACGAAGACATCTCGATTCACGGCATTATTGTCCAGCTGCCGTTAGCAGACACAGATCAAACAGAAGAGGTGGTGAACCTGGTTGCCTCAGAAAAAGACGTAGATGCGCTTGGAAACCCTCTTGCAGCGTGGCTACCAGGAACCACGCACTCTGGGCGGCAGGGCGAGGCGGTGCGTGGTTCCTGGTTTACGCCTGCGACGCCAATGGCGATTATGTGGTTATTGGCAGGTTATAACATTGACCTCCGTGGCAAAAAAGTGTTGCTAGTTGGCCGTGGCCGCTTGGTAGGTGCGCCTCTAGAGCGAATCTTAAAAGACTCTGACATAGACGTTTCGTCTGCAGACAGAGAAACAAAAAAGCTTAACGTGTTAACTATTAATGCAGATGTCATTATTACCGCGACTGGTAGCCCGGCAATTTTATACCCGGACATGATAAAACAAGGAGCAGTGGTGGTAGATGCAGGCGTGGCCGGTGAAGACGGAAAAACCGTTGGTGATTTACACCCGAGCGTGTATGAACGCGATGACTTAACCGTAACGCCAGCCAAAGGCGGCGTTGGCCCGCTGACTGTCTGTGCCTTATTTGACAATGTAATCCGCGCCGCTCGACAATCAGCTGAGAGTAAATAA